DNA from Antennarius striatus isolate MH-2024 chromosome 1, ASM4005453v1, whole genome shotgun sequence:
GGGTCATGGCTCCATGCCAAATGATTTGCTGCCCCAAGGTTCCGGACTGACTCTACAGCAGTGTGGAAGTTCTTCAAAGATAGAAGGATATCTGAAGAAATTCCTGTGAGACGTCCGATGAGTTGGAACTGGTTATTCCTACATACTGATGATGAAAATCTGTTTACACGTTGTCGTTTCTCTCTTCAGTTGGTCTTCTTGGCAGGTTTTGAGCACTGTTTGACTTTAGTATGAAGATCCCACTCTACTGATTCTGATGGTATCTGTTCAAGGTCATGTAATAGCTCTGGGATTTTGTGCGAGTCCTTCGACTTAAAATCCGTGTGACTGAGTTAGTAGCTGCGTCTTGAACAACATGCAGAGTGTTTTAGACTAAATTTATCAACTAATGTGTTCTGGGAACGGGCTACTATGAAGAAATCTGAGAGGGTCAAGAGTTGGACTGTAGTCTGACGCCAGTCTCCATACATGCTGTCCAGTCACTGTCTTGCCAATGGATCATATGGTAGTATCAATATTAATCAATCAGGATAATTAATTAGGTGTTGTTCTTGAAAACCTATCATTATATTTAATCTTTCGTGCTCATTTGTGATGCGCTTTCCTGTCTGGGAATACTAAATAACAATGTTGTGAAATCATCgtgcagcacacaaacacaccgtgGACTTCCATGTGAGGACAGATGGAGCATATTGGGGCATCCAAGGGTCAAGTTTGCCACTTGACTCTATGCTTGTGGCAGTTATGCAGATAACCTTTAGGACATTAGAGGCTCTGTCTGCAGAGGCAAGCATCTCCTGAGCGCTGACACAAGCAGCGGGTGACACAGATCCCTTAATGCGGAAAATATCCTACTGATGCACTTCGGTCTGCTTCATCCAGGCTACGTATTTATAGTGAATATCAAGTTGCAGTGTAGGGAATATATGTCATTATGTATGGTCTGTTACCAGACAGATCCACCGTGAACTTTAGGGCGCAAACCTCCAAATTACTTCAGTAGTTCCCTCtgcattttcttgtattttgagattacacctgtttgtttgtgagtTTGAAATACAGAAGGGACCGCAGACATATCAgaatgaaattttaatttttgtacatttatacaGTTATTGGCATACAAAGGTAAACCATATGAATTGCTGCTCAATCACAGCGGAAAAGTCATCATACAGTCCATGCAGAATCAAGCACAACAAACATTCCACATACAAAAGGAATGACTTTACATACACTTTATAAGTATTTTATTATGCATTCTgacaaaatacattcaaaacattATTAATATGTAAAAAGAGacatgcaaaataaaactttggCCTCTAAAATTGTCAAATTAAAATGCTTGCTGCCAAACATCGGCTACCATTGCACACAAATGATTGTGTCTACCCTTTTTGAAAGCTTCTCACATTGTGTGCATTTGGAAAGGAGTGTTAAAACCACTGTGATATGACAGAAgaacacatgaataaataaaaaagcacaatCTACAATTAATCTAGTGAGGGTTCCTCTTTCACAtccaaacatactgtacatcaagACACTGTTTATATGCTACGAAGGGTATTCCTAGGAACAAAAGCTAAAGACATTTAAAGTTTCTAGACCTCACCTGGTGCATAACGAACACTAACAAAAGGTAAACGAAACCATTTTCCATGTGGAACAACTTTTTAGGtgaaatttttttatgttaacaGAACCTCcaaatccatttttttaaaacgagTGTCCATGGATGCAGTCACAGGTAGCAAAATGTATTCTGTCATCAGATTTTGTCCATACCTCTAGTGGTTTCCACAGGTCATGCATTGTTGGCTTGGAACCTATTTTAGCACTTAAAGGTCCTCTTTGGTAAAAGTAATTTCCACTTTAACAGACTCGCCTACTCTGTATTTACATGTTTCAGTCATATGTGTTTCCCAGTGAGAAAGAAGAGTGGTTGGTCCTCCTTGGCATTTGCAGTCTGGAATTCATCACTGAGCCTGAATCTCCACTCCTCCTCTAGCTCCAGTCTGCCCACTGTTTGTCTCAAGGAGCTACGATCTGCACTGATGACACATAGAGTTGCACCTATATGGAAGCAAACAGGAGGTATGCACAATATGACTTTCAAATCAGACTTTTGGATGGTTATTCCATTTaacttatctttttttttttcaacttcagCAGAGATACATACAAGAATCATggctgttttttctgtgttcgCCGTGATTTTGTACCTTTGAGGAAAGAGAACTTTTTGAGGAACCCAGGAGTCACAAAGGAGTCAGCAAAACAGAGGAGAAGTCCGCTGAACAGCAGCCCTGTGGTGCTGATGTTGATAGAATGAGGTCTAGAACTCACAAAACACACCGTCACCTGCAGAAGGTAAGAGGAGTGTGTCTTTTCATCAATGTTTGCCAgaatctcttgatttgtttctcAGATGTTACTGATCTAccgcaaacatttttttgatttgCCCGCtacgtgtttgtgtttcctgtatACCTCAGGGCCAAGGTTAAGATAGCAGTCCACTGACAGGGCAGGGTGTGTGTAGTTCTTGGTGCTGAGGGGAAACAGCTTCTGGCTGGTGTGTTGCAGGTATTTTTCCAGGAGGAGCTGAGCTGGAGTAGCCAGGAACAGGTGCTTGCTGTCTGGAGCACACACGTACTGCGAGGGCCCCACTGAAGTGGGAACATCAGTCATCTGGAGAAATGTTCAAGTTTTGGTTGAtaacaaaaaatattacatttaaagtcATCCAGCAGACACTGAAATgctgaataataatgataataatattgaAAGCTGATTGATCAACTGAAACCACAGAAATCAAAtcagtgaatttatttaaaaatgtattaaaaatataaaataaaataaattcactgatTGTTTGAGTGAAATATCATCCAGCTTTATGATTATTGTACGCTGCTTTTGGTGCACCTTTGCATCTACCTTGGTCTTGATAATGAATGTTCTGTATCCTCCTATAGCGATCTGTTTCTTCATGACACTGAAGCTGTTGAAGCGACAGACAAGCAATCCAGCACTGTGTAGCCTCAGGACAAAATCTACATCATGACAGGTGAAGCGGTTCTGGTCGTACTGGACGTTCTGACTTAGGTCCAcattgaggaggaggaagtcatGAAGGTGACCTCTGGAGAAGGAGTCCCTGTGTTTATTACCTAgatggagaaacaaaaaaacaataacagcaaATTCTAATGTATGATTTCATACTTATAATAAAAGAATAACAGTTAGAAGGTCAATCCAAATACaataatccctcgcttatttgcgcttcaGGTTGCTTCACTATATCGTAGATTtgtagtaggtagtcacgtgatactgtacgcatactgacagcatccgtgtgtgtgctgGATTCCGAAACTCGTGGTTCCTACTGTgacttttctttaattcaaaagtgttttaaacagtttctaagagtgtgggaaaaggtaatacagatataaggtggtttaatatcagtatgggagagcaattaaataaatagtttgtcctaatatcgtggaatttcgttTTCGCTGAtggtcctggaacgcgttaaccgcgagtaacgagggatcactgtacaaGATATACACTTTCAACTATTGCAAGGTTTTTGCAACGATTAATAGTAATTACTTTGaattatttgtattgtattttaacGCTCTGACATGCTCTCTACATGATCCTTGTAGTATCAGCGTTTCTCACCTCTGAGTCCGCGACTACTCCACTTTCTGATCCCACAGAGTCCATACATAGCGAGATCTGGACAGGCCTCCATGTGCTGCAGGACCTGCTTCAGTGACACAGCATGTTCCACCGGTCCACTACAACAGCAAACATCCAAAAGTAGTATGTCACAACTAACTCATCAAATTAAGAAACATATTCTTTCTTGGCTAATTTGTCCCACACACTGTAATATTAACAATGAGTGTCTGTCTCCAAGTACCTGTGTGCATCCAGGTCCACTGTGTTCCACATTACACAGGAGTCATCAGCTAGGATGATGAAGGGCCAGACGTCACCTGCTGGACCTCCTCCTTCCAAACGCCGAGTGCGCTCCAGCTCCAAGTTATGATACGAAAGCTCTTTAATCAGGAAGTGAGCAGCACCTGTAAGAGAATGAGGATGGGTTCCTAAAGTAGTGGATTATGAAGACATAGTTGATACCGATATCCAAGTTCTGTGTTTATCTGTGCGACTGGAGGAAGGAAAGAATTCTAACATATTCTGCACTGGTAGCAGCACTAGAATACCTATTCCAGCTCCATTGAAGACTGTAGGGAGCACCAACATAATGTGGTTGGGCCAGTATTTCTTATACACTGCCATCTCATACTCTTTGACCACCAATATGTGGAGATGAGAGGCTCCATCCATAGCATGATACAGGTTAAACAGACCATGCTCGTGACGACCTGTGGTCGGAGTGAAGATTGGACTCTTGATGCAGTCGGGGCTCtggggaagaaaaaagaagatacACAAAATATGTTGTAATGAAACGCTTGTTAAAATACTGCACAATACATAAACTTGGATCATTAGATCATCTCTTCCATGCAAGATGGAGACAAACTATACTTGTAAATACGATTATAATTTCCCCAAagtttccaataaaagggtcaAAGGACATTGTGTGTTCTTCAAACATATCACACGTAGAAAGGTAAGATGAATGATGCTGATGTGATCAGATGTTTTGTGGTTGGTGTGCAGGTCTGGGGTGTGGGTTtcacaaatcacaaaataaatacttcCTTATAGAGTTTGTAAACAGGAGTCACTTGGGACGGTTTGAGTCAAAGTCTCGCCTATACCATTACCTAGTGGCGTTAAAATGGAATTGCATCTTTGTTAATCAAATCAGAGTTATCAAGTCTTTCATTTCTTGCAAAAGCATTTTTGTCAATTTCATGTCagccaaaaagtaaaaaaaaaaacagttttctacCAGCCTTCAAAATATTCAGAAAGGTTACTTGGTTCATGTTCAGCATTCAAGAAAAGGAACTGCTACTAGTTTTCTGATTACTCCTGAAGACTTACCCAGTCTGAGGTGAGAGGAAGTCGCATGCTCTCCAGCTGACCTCCTGGTTGGCTGAAACTAAAGTAATGCTCTTTGGACTTTGGGATGATGAAGTAGAGTTGGACCTCTTCCCCAATCAGcagatgtgtgaatgtgaaagcATGAAGTGTTGACTCATACATCTGAAGATTattcaaaaagacattttacattAATAGAGAAATCAAATTTCAACATGTGAGATCCTTCTTCAGAAAGTATGTTTGAGGTTTACTCACCTGGTATCTGGGGTTGAAGCCTAAGTACTGATGACACTGTTCACAGTGATGGTAAGTATTGTAGGCTGCATATTTAGACAGCTTGATCCTAGTTGTCCGCCTGCGTAGGTACACATCCTCCTGGCGCACAGGATTTACTTAGAAAGacaacagatttaaaatgtGACAAGGTACAAGGAGCAAACATTTTTAGATACGTTATGAAAAGTCTTGTGGTTGTGTATCAATATATcaatattgtgttgttttatgacTGGGCCTACCCTCAGCAATGGGTTTATAGGCAGGGTTATACACAGAACTGATGTCATCATATTTTGGGTCATGGATTGTGTAGTCAAAGGGCATTGTCCTCATTACATCTGGGTTTGGCCAGGAAGCAGTAGGTGGGTGATACTGCCTGTCGTCCACCTGGGAATCTgaataaaaagcacaaaatgtaaattaattgtGAGATTGTTATGGGATTATGACacttattttcctctttcagtTCTTATCAGAAACAACGATGTTTACCGCATGATTAACGTAATTGTATAATATTGCTGCACATATACTGACTGTGGTTGATGTCGTCTTCATCGTATATATCCACCTCCATCAGTCTGATCAGCATACGAGACAGAATGCCCAGGAAGTGCAGATATGCTCCTGTCTTACCCACCTGACCATATCAAGAAtattggaaataaaaaagagataATACATGTAATGTTGATTTAAGACAGAACTCAGGACAGAAAGTACCTGTGGGGGTCCACTAAGTAGCAGTCTGCGAGGGTGAAAGTTGTCGCTTCGTCCTTCGGTACGATTACTGCTGTCCATGTGGGAGGAACATGGAACTGTCCACTGGCGGTAGTACAGGGACTGTTCTGTACAAGTCATCATTTTACTCAGTAAGGGTCTGCACACAAAGGAGAAGGTTTGGAATTCATCTCCCCTTGAGACTTTAAGAATCAAAGTATTAACTGGATGAAGCTTTCGCAGGTCTCTTCTTCCTGCGGCTGTCAGGTTATATAACAGCACTGATcccagacacacagacaaaccacTCGCACAATCGGTGTAAACAGCGTAGATTGTAACTTGTATATCTGTACATATGTATGTTTGAATCTCTCTTTTACCTGAAGCTGCTTGCCCATGAGACAGATATGTGTGGGAGGAATGAAGTGCATCGTGGAAGTCCGCTGCTGTCAGTGCCTGTGATGATATCGTACAGGGCACGAGGTAGCAGAACAGACGGAGGCCGACTCACTCCTCGTGCCCAGGAGCAGTTCAGATGAGGTGAGGAGCTTGTTGGAGACAAGGAGCCAGAGGAGGTAGATTTTGAGTGCTGACGGCGAGATTGGGAAGGAGGAACCACTTGAGGCGGTGGGCAGGAATTCACTTGTGATATCAACTGATTTTGACTCTGAATTTGAGGGTGAGGTGGCAGAGGGGCGATTGGCTGACCCTGGGAAGAAGTCTGTGCTTGAGAATGTGTTTGGTGGTGTAGTGCAGGCTGAACATATGGAGTAGATTGTGAAGAGTGAGGAGGATGAGTCTGTGACTGTGAAGGAAATTGTTTGAGGTCCATGGTCCTTTTTTGGACATTTACAGAGCTGGTGCTTTGGGTGAGGAGTGAATCTAAAGCTCCATTTTCTGTGCATGACTGCAGCTGTTTTCTGGATGACAGAGGGGAGTCACctagaaatggaaaaatagaggagcaagaaaaataaaattagatgaTAAATCAGTGAGGGCGTGCCTTCATAGAGTATGTGAACATTCACTTGATCTCTTATCACCATTCTCctgcccctcctcttcctcattgtcAGTACTGCTTAGTTTATCTGCATCACTCTCTAGAAGGTCACTTCCTGGTCCAGGGTCGTGCGGGGGTCGTGACTCTGCCCGAACTAGATAAGCTGCCAGTCCAAGCTCTTGTTCAATCGTTGTGCGCTGAAGGTAGGAGCAGCTTATCACTCTGAGATCACAGTACTTCAAAGACCTGTGGGGAGAACAGATGATTAAAACTTTATGCTGCTTTTCTGAAAGAATTCATGGTGCTGCACACTGGACAATGCACAGCAAAAAtgtcgtattgtgtgtgtggtgtgtgcttGGTGGGAAAATAGGAGTAAATACTCCCTGTGCACTCTATACTGTAGTGCACAGGGAGTATTGACAAGTTACATGTAGAAGCACcgctgccacctactgtagcaGATGTGCAATTACTCTTTACTCTCTTGTGTCATTGACGCAGAAAACGGTATGTTCCCCGGGTTCACACACACCCCATCAGGCACCTCATTGTGACCCCTTGGAGGATGTGCATCACTATTTGAGAATCaatgtattcattcatccattttcttgtagatgagacattGAAAACCGTCTACAACTGCTTATCCACCTTGAGGGTCATGGGTCTGGAGCCCATCCTAGCTTGTTACAGGCGACGCCAGCTCACTGCAGGCCCACAGGAAAGATAAACAACCATGCaagctcacattcacacctacgaaCAATTTGGTGTAGACCAATTCACCtaggctgcatgtttttggggttGAGAAAAAGCCGGAGTACCCAGAGATAATGTAGTACCTGGGCAGAGATTCTCCCAGTGGCTCAGCTCCTGACAGGATGAGGATGCAAGAAAGGGCCTCAAGCTCTAGGTAGGTTTGAGGAACCCAGTCAGCATCATGGATCTTTAGCCATGtctgcacaaaacaaaacacaaatacagaaatcaGGTTTTACAGTTAgtcattcagtgtttttttaaatttctctaccatcatacatttttttttaccttaatcTGATCTGTGAAGCTCTGCCCTATACTCAGAGACTGGTGTGGATTTCCCAGTATTATTTCAAAACTCTCCTCCAAGCCCAGCTGCCTCCTGACTCTGGACAATCGGCGGTGGGCCCATGCTGCTAGAGCCACAGAGGGGATTCGCAGCACAACCATGTGACCGTGGTGGGATGGACAATGTTGGGCAGCAGTGAGCAGTGATTGCATGATCTCCAGGGTCTCTACAGAGGTATGTTTGTGGAGATTGTGGGAGCTGCTGATCCTGCCGGATGCAGCCATCAAAGCTATGCAGTAGTGCTGAATTAAAACCGTGGTCCGGATCACAGCACTGTGCAGCTTGGGGAACCTGGGAGAGGGAGTACAAGTTTGTGATCAAAACTTGTGAAGGGAAAGAGAGTTAGTGTGACCTGAGTATGAGTGAGTTTGCAACACCTTTCTTCGAGGGCTGACGTCATGTTTTCAAAGGATGAATCGTAGCGCATCAGAGGCAGGCTGCTGCCAGATCGGGTTGAATCTAAAAGCTCCGACACGCCATAGTACCGTGTCCTCTCATGGTACAGGTCCACATccttccacaaacacacatgcaatgtATATGGGTACAATCATTTTTGTCTATCTCCAGAAAGATGTATGTAAGATAAAGACTTCATCTCACATTACTGAATGTAGAAGGCCAGTGGATTTCATTGTAAGGACTGATGCGGGTATATTGTGTCTGCAGCGCAAAGGGGAAGGAGGTCACATGGAGAATTACAATGTTTGGAGCGTCTTTGACCTGCCGGGAGTTTAACAGCCGGTCCACCAGACCCAGAGCGCCATCTGAGGTACGGCAGGAGTCACTGGAtaagaaacaaagacacactCAGACAAGCAGGACATTCACCGGATTGCTTTTTAATGCAGCGGTTGCACCAGGCTGTTGTGCtaaaggaataataataatgtgcaaTAATTCAGCAtcacatgtatgaggactgtaagacagtggtgttcatgtgtacatgtgtgtgaatgagagggacccaagtagaagagtgaggttacagggagaagagatcaagaaggtggaggatttgaagtacttagggtcaacagtccagagcaatggagagtgtggaaaagaggtgaagaagcgtgtccaggcaggatggaacgggtggaggaaagtgtcaggtgtgatgtgtgatagaagagtttcagctacaatgaaaggaaaggtgtacaaaactgtggtgagaccagcgatgttgtttggtctagaggaggtctagaggaagaccaaagaggaggtttatgtgtggacacacacacacacacacacacacacacacctggtaacGTCCCAGTGTGCGTGGTCATGGACCAGGATGTAGAGTGTGTAGGAGTTGCTGTGTGCTTCCCTGATGAGGGTGTCAATTCTTTCCTGAGCGCCGTGATCCATCTTAACCACATAGCGCTCTGCTTCCCGCTGAGACACACACTCCTGATCTAAACCTCTGAGAACACCTGAAATACACAACCAAAGGAAGAAAGGGtaataaaactataaaaagaTACTAACAAGTGCTAGACAAGTATGGTCattttctcttgtcttttcttttaccAGCATGTCACATGTGCAGTGAGAGGACATGACATCCTGGTTTACAGCAACATCAAGGAAGCTTTGAAAG
Protein-coding regions in this window:
- the greb1 gene encoding protein GREB1, with amino-acid sequence MGNSYAGQLRTTRFEEVLHNSIEASLRSNTIVPRPVFSQLYLETEQPLAHDGRADNDDEDDEDGSQSNSPPKPYQLKPPPEGCCTTDGFCQAGKDLRLSSLASNPLDVPTGFMLVGVRSPSLPENLLVCAVDRRFLPDERGHNALLGFSGNCLGCGEKGFRYFTEFSNHINLKLSTQPKKQKYLKYHLYRNNQGVLVKGAPILWRGHEGRIKQMGSSPSEGHVTSDEQLPNVALTHPSHTHGSYTAGSHVDPVSLPQQAEVPHPITNGSHVVPPTAQPAVNQSGPGRPSATGIHANAGPPKKRHKGWSPESSANSVPESSGKNPPSSSTLSTLSVPFLITNGGRSETAATLSSSQASSTPLSPQWPSVTIPDQLLHTCRRQPVIFKGHGSLPQLAGNVSEVLISSLLHQCYLSSQTLPRVYQHYGPSPIQPLSTEMQILLTVYYLVQLGSDQVPLIEDLEQIFMRSWRESHLSEIRQYQQPQAAATQGRHYGIEVPSNLPGLAQHLSLPPQSQPLTPSQLPWLAQLAASSCGEGVVVLGEQIGSLAQGIQQTFNRLMEGSLENTNYVVIIVTAPGQETQSCVIVTGKHQCRALAESMYSPSDGLKEINHQLSTGIAQELIHYCNSLGQDGDLDSLLDNVTVGSSEPSPLSSGQEHTEERSLKTTHSPNDLQTLSSKDSPSPKERASSPKYTCSEYSIEWREVRPIQLAVARKLLSHVCAIADSSTQNLDLGSFDRISFLILVPPSEVTFQQTVLHLWSSGVLRGLDQECVSQREAERYVVKMDHGAQERIDTLIREAHSNSYTLYILVHDHAHWDVTSDSCRTSDGALGLVDRLLNSRQVKDAPNIVILHVTSFPFALQTQYTRISPYNEIHWPSTFSNDVDLYHERTRYYGVSELLDSTRSGSSLPLMRYDSSFENMTSALEERFPKLHSAVIRTTVLIQHYCIALMAASGRISSSHNLHKHTSVETLEIMQSLLTAAQHCPSHHGHMVVLRIPSVALAAWAHRRLSRVRRQLGLEESFEIILGNPHQSLSIGQSFTDQIKTWLKIHDADWVPQTYLELEALSCILILSGAEPLGESLPRSLKYCDLRVISCSYLQRTTIEQELGLAAYLVRAESRPPHDPGPGSDLLESDADKLSSTDNEEEEGQENGDSPLSSRKQLQSCTENGALDSLLTQSTSSVNVQKRTMDLKQFPSQSQTHPPHSSQSTPYVQPALHHQTHSQAQTSSQGQPIAPLPPHPQIQSQNQLISQVNSCPPPQVVPPSQSRRQHSKSTSSGSLSPTSSSPHLNCSWARGVSRPPSVLLPRALYDIITGTDSSGLPRCTSFLPHISVSWASSFRPLLSKMMTCTEQSLYYRQWTVPCSSHMDSSNRTEGRSDNFHPRRLLLSGPPQVGKTGAYLHFLGILSRMLIRLMEVDIYDEDDINHNSQVDDRQYHPPTASWPNPDVMRTMPFDYTIHDPKYDDISSVYNPAYKPIAEVNPVRQEDVYLRRRTTRIKLSKYAAYNTYHHCEQCHQYLGFNPRYQMYESTLHAFTFTHLLIGEEVQLYFIIPKSKEHYFSFSQPGGQLESMRLPLTSDWSPDCIKSPIFTPTTGRHEHGLFNLYHAMDGASHLHILVVKEYEMAVYKKYWPNHIMLVLPTVFNGAGIGAAHFLIKELSYHNLELERTRRLEGGGPAGDVWPFIILADDSCVMWNTVDLDAHSGPVEHAVSLKQVLQHMEACPDLAMYGLCGIRKWSSRGLRGNKHRDSFSRGHLHDFLLLNVDLSQNVQYDQNRFTCHDVDFVLRLHSAGLLVCRFNSFSVMKKQIAIGGYRTFIIKTKMTDVPTSVGPSQYVCAPDSKHLFLATPAQLLLEKYLQHTSQKLFPLSTKNYTHPALSVDCYLNLGPEVTVCFVSSRPHSINISTTGLLFSGLLLCFADSFVTPGFLKKFSFLKGATLCVISADRSSLRQTVGRLELEEEWRFRLSDEFQTANAKEDQPLFFLTGKHI